A window from Armatimonas rosea encodes these proteins:
- a CDS encoding PQQ-dependent sugar dehydrogenase, with the protein MVNRSRTFLTAVALVGSAYALAQQSSTLTGKAAFGDFSTDAPGVRRKITVADLPKPFDTPSVDRGPGWAPRPAGALPKAPAGFTVTQYASGFQGPRVIQTAPNGDLFVVESDRGRVQLIRDTDGDGKPDLTLAFATRLKQPFGLAFYPAKNPQWVYVANTDSVVRFPYRVGDLAPRGDAEVVVSDLSGGGRLRGGGHWTRDIAFSKDEKRMFVSIGSLTNVNTENLEEEERRARIFSYTPEGKDRKVYAWGIRNAVGLATNPKDGKLWMSVNERDGLGDMLPSDYISSVKEDAFYGWPWYYLGDNEDPRHAGKRPDLKGKVTVPDVLLQSHSASLDLAFYTGKSFPKSYQGDIFACEHGSWNRARRTGYKVVRVPLKEGKQATGEYEDFLTGFVVDENRVWGRPVGVTVGIDDALYITDDFSGSVWRVAYGK; encoded by the coding sequence ATGGTGAATCGTTCTCGTACTTTCTTAACTGCTGTCGCTCTCGTGGGCAGCGCCTACGCACTCGCACAGCAATCCTCGACTCTGACCGGAAAGGCGGCGTTTGGTGACTTTAGCACCGATGCCCCCGGTGTCCGCCGTAAGATCACGGTGGCCGACCTCCCCAAGCCCTTTGATACGCCATCGGTGGACCGCGGCCCAGGGTGGGCTCCGCGCCCCGCGGGAGCGCTTCCCAAGGCTCCCGCGGGCTTTACCGTGACCCAGTACGCCAGTGGCTTCCAGGGGCCGCGCGTGATCCAGACCGCCCCTAACGGCGATCTCTTCGTGGTTGAGTCCGACCGGGGCCGCGTCCAGCTGATCCGCGATACCGACGGCGATGGCAAGCCCGACCTGACCCTGGCCTTCGCCACCCGGCTCAAGCAGCCCTTTGGTCTCGCGTTCTACCCCGCCAAGAACCCCCAGTGGGTCTATGTCGCCAACACGGACTCGGTCGTGCGCTTTCCCTACCGCGTGGGCGATCTCGCCCCCCGCGGCGATGCCGAGGTCGTGGTGAGCGATCTCTCCGGCGGGGGACGGCTCCGCGGCGGCGGGCACTGGACCCGCGATATCGCCTTCTCGAAGGACGAAAAGCGGATGTTTGTCTCCATTGGCTCGCTGACCAACGTGAACACGGAGAACCTGGAAGAGGAGGAGCGCCGTGCCCGCATCTTCTCCTACACCCCCGAGGGCAAGGATCGCAAGGTCTATGCATGGGGGATTCGTAACGCGGTGGGGCTGGCGACAAACCCGAAAGACGGCAAGCTCTGGATGAGTGTCAATGAGCGCGATGGCCTCGGGGACATGCTGCCGTCAGACTATATCTCCAGTGTGAAGGAAGACGCGTTCTACGGCTGGCCCTGGTACTACCTCGGCGACAACGAGGACCCGCGCCATGCTGGCAAGCGCCCCGATCTCAAGGGGAAGGTGACCGTCCCTGATGTGCTCCTCCAGTCCCACAGCGCCTCGCTCGACCTGGCGTTCTACACGGGTAAGAGTTTCCCCAAGAGCTACCAGGGCGATATCTTCGCCTGTGAGCACGGCTCCTGGAACCGCGCACGGCGTACGGGCTATAAAGTGGTGCGGGTTCCGCTCAAAGAAGGTAAGCAAGCCACCGGCGAGTACGAGGACTTCCTGACCGGCTTTGTGGTCGATGAAAACCGTGTCTGGGGACGGCCGGTTGGCGTGACCGTGGGAATCGACGATGCCCTCTACATCACCGACGACTTCTCGGGCTCGGTGTGGCGGGTGGCATACGGAAAATAA
- a CDS encoding DUF6483 family protein, protein MLRKGFVQQQIEGLSQALAAIFGIELTKEDVVQRLGTSCKNLTGLDLDTLLKLDDATLLGMFSGGDRTRTAGNAFVAAQFLLQRAKAEPNQARVARRKALLLYSEALALESSLRSSEFLAEYESLLAEVEVTDRTAHILRQAARAMESLGYYDRAENYHFHLQDSHVDSAAEGARAFYLRLLELPDHELEAGGLPRDEIKTALAELADSG, encoded by the coding sequence ATGCTACGAAAAGGGTTTGTCCAGCAGCAGATCGAAGGGCTCTCGCAGGCGCTGGCTGCGATCTTTGGGATTGAGCTGACCAAAGAGGATGTCGTGCAGCGGCTAGGGACCTCGTGTAAGAACCTAACGGGCCTAGACCTCGACACGCTCCTCAAGCTCGACGATGCCACTCTCTTGGGGATGTTCTCGGGCGGAGACCGGACGCGTACGGCGGGCAATGCCTTTGTGGCGGCGCAGTTTCTCCTCCAGCGCGCCAAGGCCGAGCCCAACCAGGCGCGGGTTGCACGACGCAAGGCGCTCCTGCTCTACTCCGAAGCCCTCGCCCTGGAGTCATCGCTGCGCTCGTCGGAGTTCCTCGCCGAGTACGAGAGCCTGCTCGCCGAGGTGGAGGTAACCGACCGGACGGCTCATATCCTGCGCCAAGCCGCCCGCGCCATGGAGTCCCTGGGCTACTACGACCGTGCGGAGAACTACCACTTTCATCTTCAGGACAGCCACGTGGACAGCGCCGCCGAGGGTGCCCGGGCGTTCTACCTGCGCCTGCTGGAGCTCCCCGACCATGAGCTGGAGGCGGGCGGCCTGCCGCGCGACGAGATCAAGACCGCGCTCGCCGAGCTCGCTGACTCCGGGTAG
- a CDS encoding ABC transporter permease, whose amino-acid sequence MADLFILKTSLLEALKPKRLFTAILMMLLPALAAVLWRMVVPTDRFDPAEAYNTLAAYFVFGFTLTILSVIYGTGALSAEIEGRTIVYLLTRPVPRWRLLLMKLIGAWVGITVTVSLSVLLLGLAVYGLKPEWPRMLSDLRIIPVGALAYSSLFLFFATVMARPLIWALLYGFGWENIASLIPSGFAKLSILSYLRTLAPHLKEIIGAQDSAEDVSNLLLRSNPFTVTQPVAWFTVSLVIVLCTGMALYFFTTREFVPREEGG is encoded by the coding sequence ATGGCCGATCTGTTTATTCTGAAGACATCGCTGCTGGAGGCGCTCAAGCCCAAGCGCCTCTTCACCGCGATCCTGATGATGCTCCTCCCTGCCCTGGCCGCTGTGCTCTGGCGGATGGTGGTGCCCACGGATCGGTTCGACCCCGCAGAGGCCTACAACACACTCGCGGCCTACTTTGTCTTTGGCTTCACCCTCACCATCCTCTCCGTGATCTACGGGACCGGTGCGCTCTCGGCGGAGATCGAGGGGCGCACCATTGTCTACCTCCTGACCCGCCCGGTTCCGCGCTGGCGGCTCTTGCTCATGAAGCTCATCGGGGCCTGGGTGGGGATCACCGTGACCGTGAGCCTCTCCGTGCTACTACTGGGGCTGGCGGTCTATGGCCTCAAGCCCGAGTGGCCCCGAATGCTCTCCGACCTACGGATCATCCCCGTGGGAGCCCTAGCGTACTCGTCGCTGTTTCTCTTCTTTGCAACCGTCATGGCCCGCCCACTAATCTGGGCGCTTCTCTACGGCTTTGGCTGGGAGAATATCGCGTCGCTGATTCCCAGCGGCTTTGCCAAGCTCTCGATTCTCTCGTACCTGCGCACCCTCGCGCCGCACCTGAAGGAGATTATCGGTGCCCAGGACAGCGCCGAGGATGTCTCCAACCTCTTGTTGCGCTCCAATCCCTTTACGGTCACCCAGCCGGTCGCCTGGTTTACCGTGAGCCTGGTAATCGTGCTCTGCACCGGCATGGCGCTCTATTTTTTCACGACCCGCGAGTTTGTCCCACGGGAAGAAGGCGGCTAA
- a CDS encoding S9 family peptidase has protein sequence MQNTIPPVATIVPTTHTIHGDTRTDNYRWLQDKTSADVIAYLDAENAYTKSVMEPTEALQKTLYDELLGRIQETDLSVPYPYGGWLYYTRTEEGKQYPIYCRKKGEEGDEQVTLDVNALAEGEKFMAVGAYAISDDGNLLAYTTDNTGFREYTLRIKNLVTGELLPDVIEKVDGVSWAADNKTLFYVTEDETKRPHEIYRYELAPSAPTSEGTRVGTLIYEEPDALYRCYAYRSRDKKLLFVISASSTTTELHYLELDSPTDALTVILPREEGHEYYAEHRDGLFYLRTNKDAPTFKLIATPVSAPEPLHWSDVLPYRPEVGLEDFDLFAGHLVASEQADGLPQLRVLDFATGTEHTIAFPEPTYALSGEANREFETTTFRFRYSSLVTPPSVFDYDLNTRERLLLKETPVLGGWDRSSYVTERLFATASDGTRIPISLVRHKDTPVDGSAAGVLYGYGSYGIIMPASFRSSVFSLLDRGMVYAIAHIRGGGEYGKPWHDAAKLMTKMNTFTDFIACADFLVEQKQVDRERLAIMGGSAGGLLMGAVVNLRPDLAKACVSYVPFVDVINTMLDDTLPLTVGEYLEWGNPNEPEAYAYMLSYSPYDQLEAKDYPTMLVKTSLNDSQVMYWEPAKYVAKLRTLKTDSNPLLLHCNMDAGHGGASGRYDALHEAAFDYAFLITQLGAGG, from the coding sequence ATGCAGAACACGATCCCTCCCGTGGCGACCATCGTCCCAACAACCCACACGATCCATGGCGACACGCGCACGGATAACTACCGCTGGCTGCAAGACAAGACCAGCGCCGATGTCATTGCCTACCTCGATGCCGAGAACGCGTATACCAAGTCCGTGATGGAACCCACCGAGGCGCTCCAGAAGACACTCTACGACGAGCTGCTGGGGCGCATCCAGGAGACCGATCTCTCCGTTCCCTACCCGTACGGGGGCTGGCTCTACTACACCCGCACCGAAGAGGGCAAGCAGTACCCGATCTACTGCCGCAAGAAGGGGGAGGAGGGCGACGAGCAGGTCACGCTGGATGTCAACGCGCTGGCCGAGGGCGAGAAGTTCATGGCAGTGGGGGCCTACGCAATCTCCGACGACGGCAACTTGCTGGCCTACACAACCGACAACACGGGCTTTCGGGAGTACACGCTTCGCATCAAGAATCTCGTGACCGGCGAGCTGCTCCCCGATGTGATCGAGAAAGTGGACGGCGTCAGCTGGGCGGCGGACAACAAAACCCTGTTCTATGTCACCGAGGACGAGACCAAGCGCCCCCATGAGATCTACCGCTACGAGCTTGCCCCCTCCGCCCCCACGAGTGAGGGAACCCGAGTGGGCACCCTGATCTACGAGGAGCCGGATGCGCTCTACCGCTGCTATGCCTACCGCTCCCGCGATAAGAAGCTCTTGTTTGTGATCTCTGCGTCATCGACGACCACGGAGCTGCACTACCTGGAGCTCGACAGCCCGACCGACGCGCTGACCGTGATCCTGCCGCGGGAAGAGGGGCACGAGTACTACGCCGAGCACCGCGACGGGCTCTTCTACCTGCGCACCAACAAAGACGCCCCCACGTTTAAGCTAATCGCAACCCCCGTGAGTGCGCCCGAGCCCCTGCACTGGAGCGATGTGCTGCCCTACCGCCCCGAGGTCGGGCTGGAGGACTTCGATCTCTTTGCCGGGCACCTAGTCGCGTCCGAGCAGGCCGATGGGCTCCCGCAGCTTCGGGTCCTGGACTTTGCCACGGGCACCGAGCACACCATCGCCTTCCCCGAGCCCACCTACGCGCTCTCCGGCGAGGCCAACCGGGAGTTTGAGACCACGACCTTCCGTTTCCGGTACTCATCGCTGGTGACGCCACCGTCGGTGTTTGACTACGACCTCAACACCCGTGAGCGCTTACTGCTGAAAGAGACCCCGGTCTTGGGGGGCTGGGACCGGAGCAGCTATGTCACCGAGCGCCTCTTTGCCACGGCCAGCGATGGAACCCGCATTCCGATCTCGCTGGTGCGCCACAAGGACACGCCGGTTGATGGGAGCGCGGCGGGTGTGCTCTACGGCTACGGCTCGTACGGGATCATCATGCCCGCATCGTTTCGGTCGAGTGTCTTCTCGCTCCTGGACCGGGGCATGGTCTACGCCATCGCCCATATCCGGGGCGGCGGCGAGTACGGCAAGCCCTGGCACGATGCCGCCAAGCTCATGACCAAGATGAACACCTTCACGGACTTTATCGCCTGCGCCGACTTCCTGGTGGAGCAGAAGCAGGTGGATCGGGAGCGGCTCGCCATCATGGGCGGGAGTGCGGGCGGCCTGCTCATGGGTGCGGTCGTGAACCTGCGCCCCGATCTCGCCAAGGCCTGCGTGAGCTATGTCCCCTTTGTCGATGTGATCAACACCATGCTCGACGATACCCTGCCGCTCACCGTGGGGGAGTACCTGGAGTGGGGGAACCCCAACGAGCCTGAGGCCTATGCCTACATGCTGTCCTACAGCCCCTACGACCAGCTCGAAGCCAAGGACTACCCGACCATGCTCGTCAAGACCAGCCTCAACGACTCGCAGGTGATGTACTGGGAGCCGGCCAAGTATGTCGCCAAGCTACGCACTCTCAAGACCGATAGCAACCCACTGCTCCTGCACTGCAACATGGACGCGGGCCACGGGGGTGCTTCGGGCCGCTACGACGCTCTCCACGAGGCCGCCTTCGACTACGCGTTCCTCATCACCCAGCTCGGAGCGGGGGGCTAG
- a CDS encoding DUF1501 domain-containing protein, protein MQGRLEELFMTRRQLLGQMGAGFAGLGLAGVLAGEAQAGEGDNPMLPRKPHFPVKAKRVIFLFMNGGPSHVDTWDNKPKLTEYHGKALPMSNYGTERKTGAGLGSPFKFQKYGQSGIEVSELFSKTAAFVDDMCVINSMHADVPNHEPSLLLMNCGDARQIRPSFGSWTCYGLGTMNQNLPGYIAMCPGGFPIQETQNWQAGFLPGVLAGTYIDPSKRDVEQLVEHIRSHYASKEQQREQLDLIQALNKKHQAAHAKDAQLESRIQSLELAYRMQSEATDAFDINLESESTRERYGDGNFARGVLMARRLAERGVRFIQVYSGAGQPWDLHDDLADGMRRLCGEADKAISALLTDLKQSGMLEETLVIWGGEFGRTPVVELPTPGANAGKMNGRDHNHWGFTYWMAGGGVKKGTVYGATDEFGFKAERNPVHIHDFHATVLHLLGFDHTKLTYRYAGRDFRLTDVHGNVIKELIA, encoded by the coding sequence ATGCAAGGACGACTGGAAGAGCTGTTCATGACCCGGCGGCAGCTGCTTGGGCAGATGGGCGCAGGGTTTGCGGGTCTCGGGCTGGCAGGGGTGCTAGCGGGCGAGGCGCAGGCGGGCGAGGGGGACAACCCCATGCTTCCGCGCAAGCCACACTTTCCGGTGAAGGCCAAGCGGGTGATCTTTCTCTTCATGAACGGCGGCCCCAGCCATGTCGATACCTGGGACAACAAGCCCAAGCTCACCGAGTACCACGGCAAGGCCCTGCCGATGAGCAACTACGGCACCGAGCGCAAGACCGGCGCAGGGCTCGGCTCTCCCTTCAAGTTCCAGAAGTACGGCCAGAGCGGAATCGAGGTCAGTGAGCTCTTTTCCAAGACCGCTGCTTTTGTCGATGACATGTGCGTCATCAACTCCATGCACGCCGATGTTCCCAACCACGAGCCCTCGCTCCTGCTGATGAACTGCGGCGATGCCCGCCAGATTCGGCCGTCGTTTGGCTCGTGGACGTGCTACGGGCTCGGGACCATGAACCAGAACCTGCCGGGGTATATCGCCATGTGTCCGGGCGGCTTCCCGATCCAGGAGACCCAGAACTGGCAGGCGGGCTTTCTGCCGGGAGTCTTGGCGGGGACCTATATCGACCCCAGCAAGCGCGATGTCGAGCAGCTAGTCGAGCACATTCGGAGCCACTATGCCTCCAAGGAGCAGCAGCGCGAGCAGCTCGATCTGATCCAGGCACTCAATAAAAAGCACCAGGCGGCCCACGCAAAAGACGCCCAGCTAGAGTCCCGTATCCAGAGCCTGGAGCTGGCGTACCGGATGCAGAGCGAGGCCACCGATGCCTTCGATATCAACCTGGAGTCCGAGAGCACGCGGGAGCGCTACGGCGACGGTAACTTTGCCCGCGGTGTCTTGATGGCACGGCGTCTCGCCGAGCGCGGGGTGCGCTTTATCCAGGTCTACTCCGGAGCGGGCCAGCCCTGGGACCTCCACGACGATCTCGCGGATGGGATGCGGCGGCTCTGTGGCGAGGCGGACAAGGCGATCTCCGCGCTCCTGACCGATCTCAAGCAGAGCGGGATGCTCGAAGAAACTCTCGTCATCTGGGGCGGGGAGTTTGGGCGGACGCCGGTGGTGGAGCTACCGACTCCGGGAGCCAACGCGGGCAAGATGAACGGCCGTGACCACAACCACTGGGGCTTTACCTACTGGATGGCGGGCGGCGGTGTGAAAAAAGGCACGGTCTACGGCGCGACCGACGAGTTTGGCTTCAAGGCCGAGCGCAACCCCGTGCACATCCACGACTTCCACGCCACGGTGCTCCACCTCCTCGGCTTCGACCACACCAAGCTCACCTACCGCTACGCCGGCCGAGACTTCCGCCTCACCGATGTCCACGGGAATGTGATTAAAGAGCTGATCGCCTAG
- the tilS gene encoding tRNA lysidine(34) synthetase TilS: MSSLSPSPDDHALARSLADFVTERALLFPGERPLVALSGGTDSCALLLLLCEAAALGLLPQPAGVAHFHHGMRGQDADADAGFCAALATRGGLSCVIGLGALANANEAEAREARYAFLQEAAQELGADVIATAHHADDQAETVLMRVFRGTSVSGLAGIPVRRGNIIRPLLFARRAQLEAYCAHHGVAVRHDPTNDNPRFPRRKVRTLLPELAESFNPRLTEALCRLSEHAAEDSAYLDMLAVEHRGTTDLRTLERPLRRRVILQRLWELTEGDAALREQLVTATWVARLEGLLVRGGTLNLPGDGWARVRQGSLVFAPQRQGPLLTDWRGELPVPGSVALLDQRSLSAVIAAPLPSPERQRRSLRVDCGTIPASLTVRTVRDGDRIAPLGMAGKTRLVRDLLREAKVPAELRASQLVVEAEGEILWVVGVAQAESTRVPEDATEVLLLEIHHEGP; encoded by the coding sequence GTGTCGTCGTTATCGCCAAGCCCTGACGACCACGCACTCGCCCGCTCCCTGGCAGATTTTGTCACGGAGCGGGCTTTGCTGTTTCCGGGCGAGCGGCCTCTGGTCGCGCTCTCCGGCGGCACCGACTCCTGCGCCCTGCTCCTCTTGCTCTGTGAGGCCGCCGCGCTGGGGCTCTTACCGCAGCCCGCTGGCGTGGCGCACTTTCACCATGGAATGCGCGGCCAAGACGCCGATGCCGATGCGGGGTTCTGTGCCGCTCTCGCTACCCGCGGTGGTCTGTCCTGTGTCATCGGGCTGGGCGCACTCGCCAATGCGAACGAGGCCGAGGCGCGTGAGGCGCGCTATGCTTTCCTCCAAGAGGCCGCCCAGGAGCTCGGTGCCGATGTGATCGCCACCGCGCACCACGCCGACGACCAGGCGGAGACCGTGCTGATGCGGGTCTTTCGGGGCACGAGCGTGAGCGGGCTGGCGGGAATCCCGGTGCGACGGGGCAATATCATCCGGCCCTTGCTCTTCGCCCGCCGCGCCCAGCTCGAAGCGTACTGCGCCCACCACGGAGTCGCGGTGCGCCACGATCCCACCAACGACAACCCCCGCTTCCCCCGCCGCAAGGTCCGCACACTCCTCCCCGAGCTCGCCGAGAGCTTCAACCCACGCCTCACCGAAGCCCTCTGTCGCCTCTCCGAGCACGCGGCGGAGGACAGTGCCTATCTGGATATGCTGGCCGTAGAGCACCGGGGCACGACCGATCTGCGCACTCTGGAGCGCCCCCTCCGCCGTCGCGTCATTCTCCAGCGGCTCTGGGAGCTCACAGAAGGGGATGCGGCGCTGAGAGAGCAGCTTGTCACGGCGACCTGGGTGGCACGTCTGGAGGGACTGCTCGTGCGGGGAGGGACCCTCAATCTCCCCGGCGACGGGTGGGCTCGGGTGCGACAGGGCAGCCTTGTCTTTGCACCACAGAGGCAAGGCCCGCTCCTCACCGACTGGCGGGGAGAGTTGCCCGTTCCGGGTAGCGTCGCCCTTCTGGACCAGCGCTCCCTCTCTGCCGTGATTGCCGCGCCCTTGCCCTCCCCGGAGCGCCAGCGCCGCTCTCTTCGTGTAGACTGTGGTACAATCCCCGCATCCCTAACAGTACGCACCGTCCGTGACGGTGACCGGATCGCGCCGCTGGGAATGGCCGGCAAGACCCGCTTGGTGCGCGATCTGCTCCGCGAGGCCAAGGTTCCCGCCGAGCTGCGGGCGTCCCAGCTTGTTGTGGAGGCTGAGGGGGAGATCCTTTGGGTGGTGGGGGTGGCGCAAGCCGAGTCCACACGTGTTCCCGAAGACGCGACGGAGGTACTCTTGCTGGAGATTCACCACGAGGGACCTTGA
- a CDS encoding anti-sigma factor family protein, whose translation MDLKQWRELASDYIEGTLPAEKMKQVQAFLATSPEARTDEALLRGITRHLNDLPEVDPPLFFADNVIARIERENEAAQKRSWRGWLPNLGRVALGSALAGGALASVLWNFFYPKPTTVQSAGVVSGVSKTSASPTVAGPAPALKLSKLQPSDTVVSFSLALENAKSGTVRVLVPGASQPTSVTLPTNRSLEVPVAAGMDVCTFKLSWVAEAVRGEQWVITPLEQELPATTRLSFGGGELPLTPQGLEDLARRYGQGITVIDIPQSDRKVQFDARNETLEELLTRHLGPLGMAVTRVENRVVVIAKP comes from the coding sequence ATGGACTTGAAGCAGTGGCGCGAGCTCGCGTCGGATTATATCGAAGGTACTCTTCCTGCGGAAAAGATGAAGCAAGTGCAAGCATTTCTGGCCACGAGCCCGGAAGCGCGCACAGACGAAGCCCTGCTTCGTGGGATCACACGGCACTTAAACGACTTGCCGGAGGTAGACCCTCCTCTTTTCTTTGCAGACAATGTGATCGCTCGGATCGAGCGTGAGAACGAGGCCGCCCAGAAGCGTAGCTGGCGCGGCTGGCTTCCCAACCTAGGACGGGTCGCCCTCGGCTCTGCGCTTGCGGGCGGTGCTCTCGCCTCCGTGCTGTGGAATTTCTTCTACCCAAAGCCCACGACCGTCCAGTCGGCAGGCGTGGTTTCTGGAGTGTCCAAGACGAGTGCCAGCCCCACGGTTGCCGGTCCGGCTCCGGCGCTGAAGCTCTCCAAGCTCCAGCCGAGCGACACGGTAGTCTCGTTCTCACTGGCTCTGGAGAATGCAAAGAGCGGTACGGTGCGGGTGCTAGTGCCCGGTGCGTCCCAGCCAACCAGTGTGACCCTCCCGACAAACCGCTCTCTGGAAGTTCCCGTTGCGGCGGGGATGGATGTCTGCACGTTCAAGCTCTCCTGGGTCGCGGAGGCGGTGCGTGGGGAGCAGTGGGTGATCACGCCCCTGGAGCAAGAGCTGCCCGCGACCACCCGCCTCTCCTTTGGGGGCGGTGAGCTCCCCTTGACGCCCCAAGGCCTTGAGGACCTAGCCCGGCGCTATGGCCAAGGGATCACGGTGATCGATATCCCACAGTCCGACCGCAAGGTGCAGTTCGATGCCCGCAACGAGACCCTGGAGGAGCTGCTCACCCGCCACCTCGGGCCTCTCGGGATGGCTGTCACCCGCGTGGAGAACCGTGTCGTCGTTATCGCCAAGCCCTGA
- a CDS encoding sigma-70 family RNA polymerase sigma factor, which translates to MILTPLEEKQLIERSRRGDVAAFDKLVRRYERTVYNVAYRLSGSHDDASDIAQEAFVRAWNNLKSFRGEAQFSTWIHRIVTNVFLDDRKKKRSRPTTSLDESMELDENTVTRQFEDASPGPEALMEGEERRMILEKAIHTLPEAQRVMIVMYHNQGLAYEEIADLTQLPIGTVKSRLNRARLALRDRLGKVAELFGIYESPTLQ; encoded by the coding sequence ATGATCTTGACCCCGCTAGAAGAGAAGCAGCTCATTGAGCGGAGCCGGCGCGGTGATGTGGCGGCCTTCGACAAGCTGGTCCGCCGCTACGAGCGGACGGTCTACAATGTCGCCTACCGGCTCAGCGGCTCCCACGACGATGCCTCCGATATCGCGCAGGAGGCCTTTGTCCGCGCCTGGAACAACCTCAAGTCGTTTCGCGGGGAGGCGCAGTTCTCCACCTGGATCCACCGGATTGTGACGAATGTCTTCCTCGATGACCGCAAGAAAAAGCGCTCCCGCCCGACCACGTCGCTGGATGAGTCGATGGAGCTCGACGAAAACACGGTCACGCGGCAGTTTGAAGACGCCTCCCCCGGCCCCGAGGCGCTGATGGAAGGGGAGGAGCGGCGCATGATCCTGGAGAAGGCGATCCACACCCTCCCGGAGGCCCAGCGGGTGATGATTGTCATGTACCACAACCAGGGCCTCGCCTACGAAGAGATCGCGGACCTGACCCAGCTCCCGATTGGCACGGTCAAGTCGCGCCTGAACCGCGCCCGCCTGGCGCTGCGGGATCGGCTGGGCAAAGTGGCGGAACTTTTCGGAATCTACGAAAGTCCTACACTCCAGTAA
- a CDS encoding DUF4446 family protein: protein MEGLNGAMGGLVQWVQQQPGLALLVLLGGNGVILVLALVALVRLRGLARRQARMLRGVSGDSLEELLLDYAKNVTQFRAEMDRALTTSSANTDSLRQTLRRVGLHRYDAFANVGGQQSFSLALLDDANNGLVLSGLYSRQEMRVYAKPIVRGRSEVTLTPEEQRAISEATLPGERA from the coding sequence ATGGAGGGCCTGAACGGGGCAATGGGCGGGCTGGTTCAGTGGGTACAGCAGCAGCCTGGGCTTGCTCTACTGGTCTTGCTCGGGGGAAACGGGGTAATTCTGGTACTTGCGCTTGTCGCGCTCGTGCGGCTCCGTGGGCTTGCACGGCGTCAGGCACGGATGCTACGGGGCGTGAGCGGGGACTCGCTGGAGGAGCTGTTGCTCGACTATGCCAAAAATGTCACACAGTTTCGCGCCGAGATGGACCGTGCCCTGACCACATCGAGCGCCAACACGGACTCCCTGCGTCAGACCCTGCGGCGTGTGGGCCTCCACCGCTACGATGCCTTTGCCAATGTGGGTGGGCAGCAGAGCTTCTCGCTGGCGCTGCTCGATGATGCCAATAACGGTCTCGTGCTCAGCGGGCTCTACTCGCGCCAGGAGATGCGGGTCTACGCCAAGCCGATAGTCCGGGGCCGCTCCGAGGTGACCTTGACCCCCGAGGAGCAGCGCGCCATCTCCGAGGCCACCCTCCCCGGAGAGCGTGCATGA